A stretch of the Capsicum annuum cultivar UCD-10X-F1 chromosome 10, UCD10Xv1.1, whole genome shotgun sequence genome encodes the following:
- the LOC107845494 gene encoding transcription elongation factor 1 homolog has product MGKRKAKSKPPPKKRMDKLDAVFSCPFCSHGTSVECRIDMKNLIGEANCRICQESFSTTVTALTEPIDIYSEWIDECERVNNYEEEDVSYRS; this is encoded by the exons ATGGGAAAGAGGAAGGCAAAATCAAAGCCACCTCCAAAGAAGAGGATGGACAAACTTGATGCTGTTTTCAGCTGCCCTTTCTGTAGCCATGGCACCAGTGTGGAATGTCGCAT TGATATGAAAAACTTGATTGGGGAGGCAAATTGCAGGATCTGCCAAGAGAGCTTCAGCACCACTGTCACTG CTCTAACAGAGCCTATTGATAT ATACAGTGAATGGATCGACGAGTGTGAACGAGTCAACaactatgaagaagaagatgtttcTTATAGATCCTAA
- the LOC107845468 gene encoding transcription factor VOZ1 isoform X2, which yields MRKISKRGACKSASHQLFKDRAKNRVDDLQGVLTNLQSARKESRTYDVGLLEEQVHQMLREWKSELNEPSPASSLQGGSRVSSSVDIYRLLLGEEDDDATSALAAPKPEPDAQKVSITGFQEGFDATQVLQEQGFQLVDQCKGLPSMVNNTGVNNLGIATQLDYHSFDLHQEYDQQYLTGFDALNLCLEDAMPPIHISPPPSAFLGPKCALWDCPRPAMGSDWCQKSQDYCSDYHASLAPNEGYPGRPPVVRPMGIGLKDNLLFQALSAKALGKDVGVPECEGAATAKSPWNAPELFDLKVVEGEIIREWLFFDKPRRAFESGNRKQRSLPDYNGRGWHESRKQMMNEFGGLKRSYYMDPQPMKNLEWHLYEYEINKYDSCALYRLELKLVDGKKIPKGKITNVSVADLQKQMGRLTAEVPLDNKRTVKGRAKASMKNVGNIHAPPVPVVPTCEGFDYGNIDPYDYLVDDMDGYFIT from the exons ATGAGGAAGATTTCTAAGAGGGGTGCATGTAAGTCTGCATCACACCAGCTCTTCAAGGACAGGGCAAAGAACCGCGTCGATGATCTGCAGGGTGTTTTAACTAATCTACAATCTGCAAGGAAAGAAAGTCGAACTTATGATGTTGGGTTGCTTGAAGAGCAAGTCCACCAGATGCTGCGTGAATGGAAATCTGAGCTCAATGAGCCATCTCCGGCTTCCTCTTTGCAG GGAGGAAGCCGTGTTTCATCATCAGTAGATATCTATAGACTGCTATTGGGTGAGGAAGATGATGATGCCACCAGTGCATTAGCTGCACCTAAGCCCGAGCCTGATGCTCAAAAAGTTAGCATTACTGGTTTTCAAGAG GGTTTCGATGCAACTCAGGTGCTGCAGGAGCAGGGTTTCCAGTTGGTTGATCAATGCAAAGGCTTGCCTTCAATGGTTAATAACACAGGAGTTAACAACCTTGGCATTGCAACACAATTGGATTATCATTCTTTTGATTTGCATCAAGAATACGATCAGCAGTACTTAACCGGATTTGATGCTTTAAATCTTTGCCTAGAGGATGCTATGCCTCCTATTCATATTAGTCCTCCACCCTCTGCTTTCCTGGGGCCGAAATGTGCACTTTGGGATTGCCCTCGGCCTGCGATGGGATCAGATTGGTGTCAGAAGTCTCAAGACTACTGCAGTGACTATCATGCTTCTCTTGCACCTAATGAAGGCTATCCTGGGAGGCCTCCAGTTGTTCGGCCAATGGGTATAGGCTTAAAGGATAATTTGCTTTTTCAAGCTCTTAGTGCAAAAGCACTTGGAAAAGATGTTGGTGTCCCTGAGTGTGAGGGTGCTGCCACGGCAAAGTCCCCCTGGAATGCACCCG AGCTATTTGATCTTAAAGTTGTTGAAGGTGAAATAATTAGGGAGTGGCTTTTCTTTGATAAGCCTCGAAGAGCATTTGAAAGTGGAAACAGGAAGCAGAGGTCATTGCCAGATTATAATGGACGGGGTTGGCACGAGTCAAGGAAGCAAATGATGAATGAATTTGGAGGGCTGAAGAGATCCTACTACATGGATCCACAACCGATGAAAAATCTAGAATGGCATCTTTACGAGTATGAGATCAACAAGTATGATTCATGTGCCTTGTACAGATTGGAACTGAAACTTGTTGATGGGAAAAAGATTCCTAAAGGGAAGATTACTAATGTATCAGTTGCTGATCTGCAAAAGCAAATGGGAAGACTTACTGCTGAAGTTCCTTTGGACAACAAACGAACCGTGAAGGGCAGAGCAAAGGCCAGTATGAAGAATGTGGGAAACATTCATGCTCCTCCAGTTCCAGTTGTTCCAACTTGTGAAGGATTTGATTATGGGAATATCGATCCTTATGACTATCTTGTAGATGATATGGATGGGTACTTCATAACGTAA
- the LOC107845468 gene encoding transcription factor VOZ1 isoform X1: MRKISKRGACKSASHQLFKDRAKNRVDDLQGVLTNLQSARKESRTYDVGLLEEQVHQMLREWKSELNEPSPASSLQVPSQGGSRVSSSVDIYRLLLGEEDDDATSALAAPKPEPDAQKVSITGFQEGFDATQVLQEQGFQLVDQCKGLPSMVNNTGVNNLGIATQLDYHSFDLHQEYDQQYLTGFDALNLCLEDAMPPIHISPPPSAFLGPKCALWDCPRPAMGSDWCQKSQDYCSDYHASLAPNEGYPGRPPVVRPMGIGLKDNLLFQALSAKALGKDVGVPECEGAATAKSPWNAPELFDLKVVEGEIIREWLFFDKPRRAFESGNRKQRSLPDYNGRGWHESRKQMMNEFGGLKRSYYMDPQPMKNLEWHLYEYEINKYDSCALYRLELKLVDGKKIPKGKITNVSVADLQKQMGRLTAEVPLDNKRTVKGRAKASMKNVGNIHAPPVPVVPTCEGFDYGNIDPYDYLVDDMDGYFIT; this comes from the exons ATGAGGAAGATTTCTAAGAGGGGTGCATGTAAGTCTGCATCACACCAGCTCTTCAAGGACAGGGCAAAGAACCGCGTCGATGATCTGCAGGGTGTTTTAACTAATCTACAATCTGCAAGGAAAGAAAGTCGAACTTATGATGTTGGGTTGCTTGAAGAGCAAGTCCACCAGATGCTGCGTGAATGGAAATCTGAGCTCAATGAGCCATCTCCGGCTTCCTCTTTGCAG GTGCCTTCTCAGGGAGGAAGCCGTGTTTCATCATCAGTAGATATCTATAGACTGCTATTGGGTGAGGAAGATGATGATGCCACCAGTGCATTAGCTGCACCTAAGCCCGAGCCTGATGCTCAAAAAGTTAGCATTACTGGTTTTCAAGAG GGTTTCGATGCAACTCAGGTGCTGCAGGAGCAGGGTTTCCAGTTGGTTGATCAATGCAAAGGCTTGCCTTCAATGGTTAATAACACAGGAGTTAACAACCTTGGCATTGCAACACAATTGGATTATCATTCTTTTGATTTGCATCAAGAATACGATCAGCAGTACTTAACCGGATTTGATGCTTTAAATCTTTGCCTAGAGGATGCTATGCCTCCTATTCATATTAGTCCTCCACCCTCTGCTTTCCTGGGGCCGAAATGTGCACTTTGGGATTGCCCTCGGCCTGCGATGGGATCAGATTGGTGTCAGAAGTCTCAAGACTACTGCAGTGACTATCATGCTTCTCTTGCACCTAATGAAGGCTATCCTGGGAGGCCTCCAGTTGTTCGGCCAATGGGTATAGGCTTAAAGGATAATTTGCTTTTTCAAGCTCTTAGTGCAAAAGCACTTGGAAAAGATGTTGGTGTCCCTGAGTGTGAGGGTGCTGCCACGGCAAAGTCCCCCTGGAATGCACCCG AGCTATTTGATCTTAAAGTTGTTGAAGGTGAAATAATTAGGGAGTGGCTTTTCTTTGATAAGCCTCGAAGAGCATTTGAAAGTGGAAACAGGAAGCAGAGGTCATTGCCAGATTATAATGGACGGGGTTGGCACGAGTCAAGGAAGCAAATGATGAATGAATTTGGAGGGCTGAAGAGATCCTACTACATGGATCCACAACCGATGAAAAATCTAGAATGGCATCTTTACGAGTATGAGATCAACAAGTATGATTCATGTGCCTTGTACAGATTGGAACTGAAACTTGTTGATGGGAAAAAGATTCCTAAAGGGAAGATTACTAATGTATCAGTTGCTGATCTGCAAAAGCAAATGGGAAGACTTACTGCTGAAGTTCCTTTGGACAACAAACGAACCGTGAAGGGCAGAGCAAAGGCCAGTATGAAGAATGTGGGAAACATTCATGCTCCTCCAGTTCCAGTTGTTCCAACTTGTGAAGGATTTGATTATGGGAATATCGATCCTTATGACTATCTTGTAGATGATATGGATGGGTACTTCATAACGTAA
- the LOC107844866 gene encoding OPA3-like protein, with protein sequence MVLPLIKLGTLALRTLSKPIAARLKKEAGIHPKFRSFIISIAQANHRMTTTMQRRIYGHATDVGIRPLNEEKAIQSAVDLLGEFFVFSVAVAALVFEVQRSARSEAKKEELRRQEMEKLRLRDEALGKEVESLKSKIEELERLAKGKGLVGMFNFRIPHIEDGKSPTAA encoded by the exons atggtCCTTCCATTAATAAAGTTAGGGACACTTGCTTTGAGAACTTTAAGCAAACCTATTGCTGCTAGGCTAAAAAAAGAAGCTGGGATTCATCCCAAATTCCGTAGTTTCATAATCAGCATTGCCCAG GCGAACCACCGAATGACAACAACCATGCAAAGGCGGATATACGGCCATGCAACTGATGTTGGAATACGACCTTTGAATGAAGAAAAAGCAATTCAATCAGCTGTAGATCTTCTCGgagaattttttgttttctcG GTCGCAGTTGCTGCTCTTGTATTTGAGGTGCAAAGGAGTGCTCGATCAGAGGCTAAGAAGGAGGAACTTCGTAGGCAAGAAATGGAG AAATTGAGGCTACGAGATGAAGCACTGGGGAAGGAAGTGGAGAGCCTTAAAAGCAAGATTGAAGAGCTGGAAAGGCTAGCTAAGGGAAAGGGACTTGTTGGTATGTTCAATTTCAGAATTCCTCATATTGAAGACGGCAAGTCACCAACAGCAGCATGA